The following proteins are co-located in the Bordetella bronchialis genome:
- a CDS encoding thiamine pyrophosphate-requiring protein translates to MGDDMDTQHAASGAQTERTTAHYFLEGLADTGVEYIFSNLGTDHVTLIEELARWRREGRRAPATVLCPHENVAMHMAAGYAAMTGRGQAVMVHVDAGTANAAMGMHNMFRSRLPVMLMAGKAPYTLRGELPASRDNYVHFVQDPFDIGSLVRPYVKWEYTLPSGVVAKEALRRAHTVMQSDPPGPVYMTLPRETLAESWPASGMPAYPADRYGAVTLGGIDPEQAEAIARDLIAARSPIAVTAYLGRNPAAVPALTRLADRVGMRVYEFMPTYMNVPRDAACFGGFDPKAGLAGADFGMLLDVDVPWLPAFASENPRTAWTHIDVDPVKRDFPMWGFATHRRLQADCARALEQVLAAVDRLATREFDEQAQGRRAGWTAENEQRKASLARAASQPGTPGALSAQYVCAVVGKAISGDDVVVNEAIRNSPAVLGQIPRSRPLSLLGCSGGGLGYSGGMALGVKLARPDARVVQIVGDGGFHFSTPTSVYAVAQQYRLPIFTVVLDNGGWQAVKEAVLRVYPDGEAAGVGDFQARLAGHGERRFDQVAAAFGAHGEYVTEPGELEAATARCLAAVDAGQAAVMHVRIAAL, encoded by the coding sequence ATGGGAGACGATATGGACACGCAGCACGCGGCATCCGGCGCGCAGACGGAGCGCACGACGGCGCACTATTTTCTCGAAGGCCTGGCCGACACCGGCGTCGAGTACATCTTCTCGAACCTGGGCACCGACCACGTGACGCTGATCGAGGAACTGGCGCGCTGGCGCCGCGAGGGACGCCGGGCGCCCGCCACCGTGCTTTGCCCGCATGAGAATGTGGCCATGCACATGGCCGCGGGCTACGCCGCGATGACCGGCCGCGGGCAGGCGGTGATGGTGCACGTGGATGCCGGCACGGCCAACGCGGCCATGGGCATGCACAACATGTTCCGCAGCCGTTTGCCGGTGATGCTGATGGCCGGCAAGGCGCCGTATACGCTGCGCGGCGAGTTGCCCGCCTCGCGCGATAACTATGTGCACTTCGTCCAGGATCCCTTCGATATCGGCAGCCTGGTGCGCCCCTATGTCAAATGGGAATACACGCTGCCGTCGGGCGTGGTCGCCAAGGAGGCGCTGCGCCGCGCGCATACGGTGATGCAAAGCGATCCCCCGGGCCCGGTCTATATGACCTTGCCGCGCGAGACGCTGGCCGAATCCTGGCCGGCATCCGGAATGCCCGCCTATCCCGCCGATCGCTATGGCGCGGTTACGCTGGGCGGTATCGATCCGGAGCAGGCCGAGGCGATCGCGCGCGACCTTATCGCCGCGCGATCGCCCATCGCGGTCACTGCCTACCTGGGCCGCAATCCGGCGGCCGTGCCGGCGCTGACCCGGCTGGCGGATCGTGTCGGCATGCGGGTCTATGAGTTCATGCCGACGTATATGAACGTGCCGCGCGACGCGGCGTGCTTCGGCGGCTTCGACCCCAAGGCCGGCCTGGCCGGCGCGGACTTCGGCATGCTGCTGGACGTGGACGTACCCTGGCTGCCGGCGTTTGCCAGCGAGAACCCGCGCACGGCGTGGACGCACATCGACGTGGACCCGGTCAAGCGGGACTTCCCGATGTGGGGATTCGCCACGCACCGGCGCCTGCAGGCGGATTGCGCCCGTGCCCTGGAGCAGGTGCTGGCCGCCGTGGACAGGCTGGCCACCAGGGAATTCGACGAACAGGCGCAAGGCCGTCGCGCCGGCTGGACTGCGGAGAACGAACAGCGCAAGGCCAGCCTGGCGCGTGCCGCGTCGCAGCCCGGCACGCCGGGGGCGCTGTCCGCGCAATATGTATGCGCTGTCGTCGGCAAGGCGATATCCGGCGACGATGTGGTCGTCAACGAAGCCATCCGCAATTCGCCGGCGGTGCTGGGCCAGATCCCGCGCAGCCGCCCGCTGTCGCTATTGGGATGCTCGGGCGGCGGCCTGGGATACAGCGGCGGCATGGCCTTGGGTGTGAAGCTCGCACGGCCGGATGCGCGCGTGGTGCAGATCGTGGGCGATGGCGGATTCCATTTCTCCACCCCGACCTCGGTCTACGCGGTCGCGCAACAATATCGCCTGCCCATCTTCACCGTGGTCCTGGACAACGGCGGCTGGCAAGCGGTCAAGGAAGCGGTGCTGCGCGTGTATCCGGACGGCGAGGCGGCCGGCGTGGGCGACTTCCAGGCCAGGCTCGCGGGCCATGGCGAACGGCGCTTCGACCAGGTGGCGGCCGCCTTCGGCGCGCATGGCGAATACGTGACGGAGCCTGGCGAACTGGAGGCGGCCACGGCGCGCTGCCTGGCCGCGGTCGACGCGGGACAGGCCGCGGTGATGCACGTGCGCATCGCCGCGCTGTAG
- a CDS encoding ketopantoate reductase family protein: protein MRRILIVGCGAMGGIFAAHLQQLADVTVLDVNAAHVEAIRANGLRVEGPQPRTVRLRAAMSADEVAGESFDAVIFLTKSGQTAAAWSALRPVLRGTPLLVTLQNGMGNSETLQDGSDFPVARGVTLDAGRFLGPGQVEHLIRGNTTWIGPMRGTVEDCAWLARLLGDAGMPSQAIEDPMDAVWSKFVFNAVMNPVGALLLGVNRARYDVPQVRDLIDDLARECTDVVAALGGRLAFDPMQLVKQTRAGERPITRHAGSMALDIARGAATEIDELTGYVVREGDRLGVDVTACRTVYRLVKGLELARAVQLREQAGNARP from the coding sequence ATGCGGCGCATATTGATCGTCGGTTGCGGCGCCATGGGCGGCATCTTCGCCGCCCATCTCCAGCAGCTTGCCGACGTGACGGTGCTGGACGTCAACGCGGCCCATGTCGAAGCGATACGGGCGAACGGCCTGCGCGTCGAGGGGCCCCAGCCCCGCACGGTGCGGCTGCGCGCGGCCATGTCGGCGGACGAGGTCGCGGGCGAGTCCTTCGATGCGGTGATCTTCCTGACCAAGTCCGGCCAGACCGCCGCGGCGTGGTCGGCGCTGCGGCCGGTATTGCGGGGTACCCCTCTGCTGGTCACCCTGCAGAACGGCATGGGCAACAGCGAGACGCTGCAGGATGGCAGCGATTTCCCGGTGGCCCGTGGCGTGACGCTGGATGCCGGCCGCTTCCTGGGGCCGGGGCAGGTCGAGCATCTGATCCGCGGCAACACAACGTGGATCGGGCCGATGCGTGGCACCGTGGAGGATTGCGCGTGGCTGGCGAGGCTCCTGGGCGATGCGGGCATGCCATCGCAGGCCATCGAGGATCCCATGGACGCGGTGTGGTCCAAGTTCGTCTTCAACGCGGTGATGAATCCCGTCGGCGCTTTGCTGCTGGGCGTAAATCGCGCGCGCTACGACGTCCCCCAGGTGCGCGACCTGATCGACGACCTGGCGCGCGAGTGCACCGATGTGGTGGCGGCGCTGGGCGGGCGGCTGGCTTTCGATCCCATGCAGCTGGTCAAGCAGACGCGCGCGGGCGAACGCCCCATCACCCGGCACGCGGGATCCATGGCCCTGGACATCGCACGCGGCGCCGCCACCGAGATCGACGAATTGACGGGCTACGTGGTGCGTGAAGGCGATCGCCTGGGCGTGGACGTGACGGCGTGCCGGACAGTCTATCGCCTGGTCAAGGGACTGGAGCTGGCGCGTGCCGTCCAGCTGCGGGAGCAGGCGGGAAACGCTCGGCCATGA
- a CDS encoding Bug family tripartite tricarboxylate transporter substrate binding protein, translating to MILSLCRARSVGALFLAAAALAAPSAHADDTYPSKPISIIVGYSAGGANDLLARLVGEKMSALLKQPVIVENKPGAGSIIGANFVAKAKADGYTLLMGASGPISFNPALYKKLPYDPQKDLTPVSLVGTFPLVLVTQKSNEETRSLPGLIAYAKAHPGKSNYSASSASFQLITELFKRRTGTQFEYIPYKSSYESVMAVSTGDATITLADSSPAMQGISGGRVLPLAVTSPRRIAFLPDTPTLKELGIDMNVELWSGIFVPAGTPAPVVQKLEATLKTVMDDADVRKRVEGMSITPVSSTSKAFAERIAEEIPLWKKVAEDAGIQPN from the coding sequence ATGATTTTGTCGCTTTGCCGCGCGCGCTCGGTGGGGGCGCTGTTCCTGGCCGCCGCCGCGCTGGCCGCCCCGTCTGCCCACGCCGACGATACATATCCTTCCAAGCCGATTTCCATCATCGTCGGCTATAGCGCCGGCGGGGCCAACGACCTGCTGGCCCGGCTGGTGGGCGAGAAGATGTCCGCGTTGCTGAAGCAGCCGGTCATCGTGGAAAACAAGCCGGGCGCCGGCTCGATCATCGGCGCGAACTTCGTCGCCAAGGCGAAGGCGGACGGCTACACGCTGCTGATGGGCGCGAGCGGCCCGATCTCCTTCAACCCGGCGCTTTACAAGAAGCTCCCCTACGACCCCCAGAAGGACCTGACCCCCGTGTCGCTGGTCGGGACTTTTCCGCTGGTGCTGGTGACGCAGAAGTCCAATGAAGAGACCCGCTCTTTGCCGGGATTGATCGCCTATGCCAAGGCCCACCCCGGAAAGTCCAACTACAGCGCGAGCTCGGCCTCATTCCAGTTGATCACCGAGCTGTTCAAGCGGCGCACGGGTACGCAATTCGAGTACATCCCCTACAAGAGCAGCTACGAATCCGTGATGGCCGTCAGCACGGGCGACGCGACCATCACCCTGGCCGACTCCAGCCCCGCGATGCAAGGCATATCCGGCGGCCGCGTGCTGCCGCTGGCGGTGACTTCGCCGCGCCGCATCGCTTTCCTGCCCGACACGCCGACGCTGAAGGAACTGGGCATCGATATGAACGTCGAGCTGTGGAGCGGGATCTTCGTGCCGGCCGGCACGCCCGCGCCCGTGGTACAGAAGCTGGAAGCCACCCTGAAGACGGTCATGGACGATGCCGACGTGCGCAAGCGGGTGGAAGGCATGTCCATCACGCCCGTAAGCAGCACATCCAAGGCCTTCGCCGAACGCATCGCCGAGGAAATTCCCTTGTGGAAGAAGGTCGCGGAGGACGCGGGGATACAGCCCAACTAG
- a CDS encoding IclR family transcriptional regulator, with translation MPTKPIKTSQRVFEILEAFETQQRPMALKDFTRAFGYPASSASALLKSLVTLGYLDYDRFSRTYMPTMRMASLGTWVQRALFGQNEQVLRLMQRLSEAYGETVTLAAQSDLYVQYVYLIPSRLPIWYAVPIGTIRPIARSGSGWAMLGVRSNEEIAQLVRRINFHEPDPARKVSLGELMAHVEQGRRDGYVFNKHTLEPGAGGICMVLPERRFGRLFALAVSGPVERLEEKEADVVASLRAGISQMEAGGPGPADRPAPSA, from the coding sequence ATGCCGACCAAGCCCATCAAGACCTCCCAGCGGGTATTCGAGATACTAGAGGCCTTCGAGACCCAACAGCGCCCCATGGCCCTGAAGGACTTCACGCGGGCCTTTGGCTATCCGGCCTCCAGCGCATCGGCGCTGCTGAAAAGCCTGGTGACGCTAGGCTATCTGGACTACGACCGCTTTTCGCGCACCTATATGCCGACCATGCGTATGGCGTCGCTCGGTACGTGGGTGCAGCGGGCGTTGTTCGGGCAGAACGAACAGGTGTTGCGGCTGATGCAGCGGCTGTCCGAAGCCTACGGCGAAACGGTCACGCTGGCCGCGCAAAGCGACCTGTACGTCCAGTACGTCTACCTGATTCCCTCGCGCCTGCCGATCTGGTATGCGGTTCCCATCGGCACCATCCGCCCCATCGCGAGGTCGGGCAGCGGCTGGGCCATGCTGGGCGTTCGCAGCAATGAGGAAATCGCCCAGCTGGTGCGGCGCATCAACTTCCATGAGCCGGATCCAGCCAGGAAGGTGTCGCTGGGCGAGCTGATGGCGCATGTCGAACAGGGCCGCCGCGACGGCTACGTATTCAACAAGCACACCCTGGAGCCGGGCGCGGGCGGGATCTGCATGGTGCTGCCCGAGCGCCGCTTCGGCCGGCTGTTCGCGCTGGCGGTCTCCGGCCCGGTGGAACGGCTGGAAGAAAAGGAAGCGGACGTGGTGGCGTCGTTGCGGGCCGGCATCTCGCAAATGGAGGCGGGCGGCCCGGGTCCCGCGGACCGTCCCGCGCCGTCTGCCTGA
- a CDS encoding TauD/TfdA dioxygenase family protein: MRIQRLHPDFGAEIHGIGLIDAASDAGAFAQVRAAFEEYSVLVWRDQPITDDVQAVFSRGFGPLELVKVGSAGHGTFYSRMSNIGPDGKIVPPSDKALLIARANQLWHTDSSFKKVPAVASVLSARVIPEQGGETEFTSTRAAWERLRPSEQAQLRDAVAIHSYATSRNQIDPTMMTPEEHASLPPVRRRLTWCNPVNGRRSLYLASHAGGIEGMGEREGAELLAYLMAHATEPAHTYAHSWKPGDVVMWDNRATMHRGKPWGPAQLRSIVRTTISATEEHGVRDVLPELWDQRAAA; the protein is encoded by the coding sequence ATGCGCATCCAGCGTCTGCACCCGGACTTTGGCGCCGAAATCCACGGCATCGGCCTGATCGATGCGGCATCCGACGCCGGCGCCTTCGCCCAGGTACGCGCCGCCTTCGAGGAATACTCCGTACTGGTCTGGCGCGACCAACCCATCACCGACGACGTCCAAGCCGTTTTCTCTCGCGGGTTCGGGCCGTTGGAACTGGTCAAGGTAGGCTCGGCCGGGCATGGCACCTTCTATTCCCGTATGAGCAACATCGGCCCCGATGGCAAGATCGTGCCGCCTAGCGACAAGGCGCTGCTTATCGCGCGCGCCAACCAGCTGTGGCATACGGACAGCTCGTTCAAGAAGGTACCGGCGGTGGCATCGGTCCTGTCGGCGCGCGTTATCCCGGAACAGGGCGGTGAAACCGAATTCACGTCTACCCGCGCGGCATGGGAAAGACTGCGCCCGTCCGAGCAGGCGCAGCTGCGCGACGCGGTGGCGATCCATAGCTACGCCACGTCGCGCAACCAGATCGATCCCACCATGATGACGCCGGAGGAGCACGCGAGCCTGCCGCCGGTGCGCCGCCGCCTGACCTGGTGCAATCCCGTGAATGGCCGGCGCTCGCTGTACCTGGCATCGCATGCCGGCGGCATCGAAGGCATGGGCGAACGGGAAGGCGCCGAACTGCTGGCCTACCTGATGGCGCATGCCACCGAGCCCGCGCATACCTATGCGCACAGCTGGAAGCCGGGCGACGTGGTGATGTGGGACAACCGGGCCACCATGCACCGTGGCAAGCCATGGGGCCCCGCGCAGTTGCGATCCATCGTGCGCACGACCATCTCGGCGACCGAAGAACATGGCGTGAGGGACGTCCTGCCCGAGCTGTGGGACCAACGCGCAGCAGCCTGA